One Ricinus communis isolate WT05 ecotype wild-type chromosome 7, ASM1957865v1, whole genome shotgun sequence genomic region harbors:
- the LOC8276487 gene encoding patellin-3, whose amino-acid sequence MAEEVQKGAQEELARQVEEEEEEVVVVADVPQAGKMTPTPAPPPPSIQVVEKEAPPVPETEEEPLKPKQAEQAVQTEVLKPSGGNDEKIPEPLSFKEESTKVADLLDSEKKAVEELRQLVQEALNKHEFTNVNPSVAPAKEEKEEAAKAQEEQKPAQEEPAPEEKLKAEDKVVVEAEETKDEVEKNEKIETVQTDVSEENKVVHPCDAMDDDGAKTVEAIEETIVAVSSSAPQEQTLPLVAKEPEAKETVSSTVEEEAKDVIQVPPEEVSIWGIPLLADERSDVILLKFLRARDFKVRDAFTMLKNTIRWRKEFGIDELLEEDLGDDLGKAVFMHGFDKERHPVCYNVYGEFQDKELYQKCFSDEEKRNRFLKWRIQFLERSIRKLEFTPGGISTIVQVNDLKNSPGPTKRELRQATKQALQLLQDNYPEFVAKQVFINVPWWYLAFNKMMSPFLTQRTRSKFVFAGPSKSAEILFRYIAAEQIPVKYGGLSKDGEFGTTDTVTEITIKPAGKHTVEFPVSEACLLTWEVRVVGWDVNYGAEFVPSAEQSYTVIIQKARKIGVTEEPVVCNSFKIGEPGKIVLTIDNPTSKKKKLLYRLKTKLSSD is encoded by the exons ATGGCCGAGGAGGTTCAGAAGGGAGCTCAAGAAGAGTTGGCGAGgcaagtagaagaagaagaagaagaagtggtAGTAGTTGCTGATGTTCCACAAGCAGGGAAAATGACACCAACACCAGCACCGCCGCCGCCGTCGATTCAGGTTGTTGAGAAAGAGGCACCACCAGTTCCAGAGACTGAGGAAGAACCTTTGAAGCCAAAGCAGGCTGAGCAGGCAGTACAAACTGAAGTATTGAAACCCAGTGGCGGTAATGATGAGAAAATCCCTGAGCCGCTTTCTTTTAAAGAAGAGAGTACTAAAGTTGCTGATCTCTTGGATTCTGAGAAGAAAGCTGTTGAAGAGCTTAGACAACTAGTTCAAGAAGCTCTTAATAAGCATGAATTTACTAACGTAAATCCCTCGGTGGCACCAGctaaagaggaaaaagaagaagctgcAAAAGCGCAAGAAGAGCAGAAACCAGCACAAGAAGAACCGGCACCAGAAGAAAAACTAAAGGCAGAGGACAAAGTTGTAGTAGAAGCAGAAGAAACCAAAGATGAagttgaaaaaaatgaaaaaattgaaacagtGCAAACAGATGTTTCTGAAGAAAATAAGGTGGTTCATCCTTGCGATGCTATGGATGATGATGGTGCAAAGACTGTGGAAGCTATTGAAGAGACTATTGTGGCAGTCTCTTCTTCAGCTCCACAAGAGCAGACTTTGCCTCTTGTCGCCAAAGAGCCGGAAGCAAAGGAAACTGTCTCATCCACAGTGGAGGAGGAAGCCAAAGATGTTATACAAGTGCCGCCAGAGGAAGTTTCTATCTGGGGAATTCCACTTCTAGCAGATGAGAGAAGTGATGTgattcttttgaaatttttgcGCGCCAGGGATTTTAAGGTCAGAGATGCATTCACCATGCTTAAGAACACTATTCGATGGAGAAAGGAATTTGGCATTGATGAATTGCTTGAAGAAGACTTGGGTGATGATTTAGGAAAAGCAGTTTTTATGCACGGTTTTGATAAAGAAAGGCATCCAGTATGCTACAATGTGTATGGGGAATTTCAAGACAAGGAGCTTTACCAGAAATGTTTTTCTGATGAAGAGAAGAGGAATAGGTTCCTGAAGTGGAGAATCCAATTCTTGGAAAGGAGTATTAGGAAATTGGAATTCACCCCTGGTGGTATTTCCACCATTGTTCAGGTTAATGACTTGAAGAATTCCCCTGGACCTACAAAGAGGGAGCTAAGACAAGCTACCAAACAGGCACTTCAATTGCTCCAAGACAACTATCCTGAATTTGTAGCAAAACAG GTGTTCATCAATGTGCCTTGGTGGTACCTAGCTTTCAATAAAATGATGAGCCCATTTTTGACGCAGAGGACTAGAAGCAAGTTTGTCTTTGCAGGCCCTTCCAAATCTGCAGAGATCCTTTTCAG GTATATTGCTGCTGAGCAAATACCTGTCAAGTATGGAGGCCTGAGTAAAGATGGAGAATTTGGCACAACCGACACTGTCACTGAGATCACTATTAAACCAGCAGGAAAACACACTGTTGAATTTCCTGTTTCTGAG GCATGTCTTCTAACTTGGGAAGTCAGAGTAGTAGGATGGGATGTGAATTATGGGGCAGAATTTGTACCAAGTGCAGAACAAAGCTACACAGTCATAATACAGAAGGCGAGAAAGATTGGTGTGACTGAAGAACCAGTGGTCTGCAACAGTTTTAAAATTGGGGAACCTGGTAAGATTGTGCTAACCATTGACAATCCCACTtctaagaagaagaagctccTTTACCGTTTGAAAACAAAGCTTTCTTCTGATTAA